Proteins from a genomic interval of Pecten maximus chromosome 13, xPecMax1.1, whole genome shotgun sequence:
- the LOC117340624 gene encoding hemicentin-2-like codes for MASRVADWLLFHFREHMYDKNVVGESTIITSVTVQYGPSTVSLTPPTVTYTPTEGQTIPTITCSADCNPACTYSWTKDGQSYTTGSGLQLTNIQRSQGGVYRCTASNGYGSARGDDVSITVYYGPGTSRALSPPDTTYTRTEGDTLPDITCTADCRPGCTFVWTRPDNTNFTVSPVLSLGQLDRSEHGTYRCTAMNVGGESTITTSVTVQYGPGTSITLSPTDTTYTRTEGDTLPDITCTADCRPGCTFVWTRPDNTNFTVSPVLSLGQLDRSEHGTYRCTARNVGGESTIITSVTVQFPPNILNLNFIKGDGTLTEGSSISLVCSVESFPPSTIQWFYKANNTVLLTTPDVLESTYTLTNADCLDTGLYTCSVRNSVSTTAVTRDISVNVLCKPREDPRVNGNHRFGLATSDDLTLTAMFLANPEPSFMWTFQDLANKTSSELKNGTDSFIKRNSFDRMNLSALSMGIRKDMHEDMYGTYTVTAKNSQGSGRINFSVEPQGKPNPPYEGIAICPSADQAILSWRSAFDGGSTQTFVVGKRIRTQGIFVIDRQLDTPDPGQHRTAIISISGLTAGTQYFFVVFAVNKFGNSTFERDVNCTTQVSQVHASACGTDSMYVPGVVLTITGVITLLFTVGLEIIFRRNRKLCCSKLQLPKQKEFQNIQLSERDGTPHRDNERSLYDQLDTNDVAKASVYSELGGHHHVYQNDPVSEGNGGQYEALKGRTASNVYEELHSQTASEKETYVNTAIGGKRKQRH; via the exons ATGGCGTCGAGAGTAGCTGACTGGCTGTTGTTCCACTTCAGGgaacacatgtacgataa gaatgttgtcggggagtcgactataataactagtgttactgtacagt ACGGACCGTCCACCGTAAGTCTGACTCCACCAACTGTGACCTACACTCCTACAGAGGGACAGACTATCCCCACCATCACGTGTTCTGCTGACTGTAACCCGGCCTGTACCTACAGCTGGACAAAGGATGGACAGTCCTATACAACAGGGTCAGGTCTCCAACTCACCAACATACAGCGTAGTCAGGGGGGCGTGTACAGGTGTACGGCCAGTAATGGGTACGGGAGTGCGAGGGGTGATGACGTCAGTATCACCGTCTACT ACGGCCCCGGTACCTCCAGAGCGCTGTCTCCGCCGGACACTACCTACACCAGGACAGAGggggacacgttaccggacatcacctgtacagcggactgtagacctggctgtacctttgtctggacacgaccggacaacaccaactttactgtctcacctgtgttgtcactgggacagctggacagatcagaacacgggacgtacAGGTGTACTGCTATGAATGTTGGaggggagtcgactataacaaccagtgttactgtacagt ACGGCCCTGGTACCTCAATAACGCTGTCCCCGACGGACACTACCTACACCAGGACAGAGGGGGACACAttaccggacatcacctgtacagcggactgtagacctggttgtacctttgtctggacacgaccggacaacaccaactttactgtctcacctgtgttgtcactgggacaactggacagatcagaacacgggacgtacAGGTGTACTGCTAGAAATGTTGGaggggagtcgactataataactagtgttactgtacagt TTCCTCCAAACATATTAAACCTTAACTTTATAAAAGGGGACGGAACTCTGACAGAGGGTAGCAGTATATCTCTGGTTTGTTCGGTGGAGAGTTTCCCTCCGTCCACAATACAGTGGTTCTATAAAGCCAACAACACAGTTCTACTGACCACCCCAGACGTCCTGGAGAGTACCTACACCCTGACTAACGCTGACTGTCTGGACACCGGACTCTACACCTGTTCTGTCAGAAACAGTGTCTCTACCACAGCGGTCACCAGGGATATATCTGTCAACGTTCTGT GTAAGCCACGTGAAGATCCCAGAGTAAATGGTAATCATAGGTTTGGTTTAGCTACCTCAGATGACCTGACTCTTACTGCTATGTTCCTAGCTAATCCAGAACCAAGTTTCATGTGGACATTTCAAGACCTCGCTAATAAAACCTCAAGTGAACTTAAAAACGGAACAGACAGTTTTATCAAACGTAATTCATTTGATAGGATGAACCTGTCAGCATTGTCGATGGGGATTCGTAAAGACATGCACGAAGACATGTACGGAACATATACTGTCACAGCCAAAAACAGTCAGGGAAGTGGAAGGATTAACTTTTCAGTGGAACCACAGG gaaaaccTAACCCTCCTTACGAAGGCATAGCTATTTGTCCTTCCGCAGATCAAGCTATTCTGAGTTGGAGATCGGCTTTCGATGGAGGATCTACCCAAACATTTGTGGTCGGAAAAAGAATCCGAACACAAGGCATATTTGTTATAGACAGACAACTTGATACCCCCGATCCAGGACAACACCGAACTGCCATCATTTCTATATCTGGTCTTACTGCTGGTACACAGTATTTCTTCGTGGTATTTGCTGTGAACAAATTTGGAAACTCAACTTTTGAACGTGACGTCAACTGTACAACACAAG TTTCCCAGGTAcatgcaagcgcctgtggaaCTGACAGTATGTATGTACCAGGAGTTGTCCTGACGATCACTGGAGTAATCACGCTTTTGTTTACAGTTGGACTCGAGATTATTTTTAGAC GAAATAGAAAACTGTGTTGTAG TAAGTTGCAGCTTCCAAAACAGAAAGAGTTCCAGAATATTCAACTCTCAGAACGAG ACGGAACACCCCATAGAGACAATGAAAG ATCTTTATATGACCAACTCGATACAAATGACGTTGCCAAGGCGTCCGTCTACTCTGAACTTGGAGGACATCATCATG TTTACCAGAACGATCCAGTCAGTGAAGGAAATGGCGG ACAGTACGAGGCGTTGAAGGGACGCACCGCTTCAAACGTCTATGAGGAACTTCACAGTCAAACAGCTA